A genomic segment from Barrientosiimonas humi encodes:
- a CDS encoding GNAT family N-acetyltransferase, with translation MDPIQVRQAERDDALGVAALVLAMDREDGADARPGFLTEYADAWLLDVDRRPTWLAEESDGNPVGLVQTAMVRKLPSLRRPTTAWMHVALVFVRPTHRGRGIAERMLRDAVEWGVAQGVERFQLNAEPKARTLYERVGFTAPGERLMELRVPPRP, from the coding sequence GTGGACCCGATTCAGGTGCGGCAGGCCGAGCGAGACGACGCGCTGGGCGTCGCAGCCCTCGTCCTGGCCATGGACCGCGAGGACGGCGCCGACGCCCGGCCCGGCTTCCTCACCGAGTACGCCGACGCCTGGCTCCTCGACGTCGACCGCCGGCCGACGTGGCTGGCCGAGGAGTCCGACGGCAACCCGGTCGGCCTGGTGCAGACCGCGATGGTGCGCAAGCTGCCGTCGCTGCGGCGCCCCACGACGGCCTGGATGCACGTGGCGCTGGTGTTCGTGCGCCCGACGCACCGGGGGAGAGGTATCGCCGAGCGGATGCTGCGCGACGCGGTCGAGTGGGGAGTGGCGCAGGGCGTCGAGCGCTTCCAGCTCAACGCGGAGCCGAAGGCTCGGACGCTGTACGAGCGGGTCGGCTTCACCGCGCCCGGTGAGCGGCTGATGGAGCTGCGCGTCCCGCCACGTCCGTAG
- a CDS encoding HNH endonuclease signature motif containing protein, with translation MSSAHPATHAGHPGNGPVAAHLATARDALEAAYAQIRNSTEPAPGPGEVLAQIRDTQTLIDLTEAIQTHRLAQHAGTITHYDPHTDGGVTTGSTDPGGDVAAGADVEALQEQGRLGAMLPLGDGRPAAGHRAARGRLGDLTDRAVSDVAALLQWGPRTAARRMREAVDAVCLTPVLVDELADGTIDRARVAAVTDALIDVAEPDQAWAGAQLEHAMLTGARGGIGSWTATTTRKRAAAAVAEIDAGVTARSRERRIRQAEGVWFAPGKVRGTTDLKATLRTEQAAQIKTAIEKLAWAYRTQHQQQPADGTPEEERQLARAVPDQAGTERLDQEQLGQAQPREERPGEEQPREEQPGEEQPVGVVDQAAHQAREGAQRQAPSLAQCRTQALSDLLLANAQVQADCTFLIPVRAPEDHAALRAWEDLGPAMQATGMSLALRPTQEVIIDPDSFTTWLEHHPPPPDHPDPERRDQDEDRAGHLEPFEARPTCCDLETRPPDHDLEAPHEDDIVAPEDEPLVIEIPPDWPAGPDGTPADLGPLLQAARDAQAATVATGAAHVGNGSSEADGSGALDSSDALPPWVPPGRRVRPDPWLEAVTGTIDNLSLLNHLLRPGRPALDGAADDSSGDTAGNPRGGPGHPWAPGHPGDITVDGVGVIPADLVPGLLDAVGHTAGRALLSETTGTLREHTTHAYRPTAGIAAFVGLRDRTCRFPGCTRPAEYADNDHVDPYGRPRHGKTTPTNLARLCRSHHLAKHSGAWTVTISPDGVMTWTNLAGHTLITYPDHDPPPF, from the coding sequence ATGAGCAGCGCACACCCCGCCACCCACGCCGGGCACCCCGGCAACGGGCCGGTCGCTGCCCACCTGGCCACCGCACGCGACGCCCTGGAAGCGGCCTACGCCCAGATCCGCAACAGCACCGAACCCGCCCCCGGGCCGGGGGAGGTCCTGGCCCAGATCCGCGACACCCAGACGCTGATCGACCTGACCGAAGCGATCCAGACCCACCGCCTGGCCCAGCACGCCGGCACCATCACCCACTACGACCCGCACACCGACGGTGGCGTCACCACCGGCAGCACGGACCCCGGCGGTGACGTCGCGGCGGGCGCGGATGTCGAGGCGCTCCAAGAGCAGGGCCGGCTGGGCGCGATGCTGCCGCTGGGCGACGGGCGCCCCGCGGCGGGGCACCGGGCCGCTCGGGGGCGGCTGGGTGACCTGACAGACCGCGCGGTCAGCGACGTCGCTGCGCTGCTGCAGTGGGGGCCGCGCACCGCGGCACGACGGATGCGCGAGGCCGTGGATGCGGTGTGCCTGACACCGGTCCTGGTCGACGAGCTCGCCGACGGCACCATCGACCGGGCCCGCGTGGCCGCGGTCACCGATGCGCTGATCGATGTGGCCGAGCCCGACCAGGCCTGGGCCGGGGCCCAGCTGGAGCACGCGATGCTGACCGGTGCCCGCGGTGGGATCGGGTCCTGGACCGCGACCACCACCCGCAAACGCGCCGCCGCTGCGGTCGCCGAGATCGACGCCGGTGTCACCGCCCGGTCCCGGGAACGGCGGATCCGGCAGGCCGAAGGCGTCTGGTTCGCCCCCGGCAAGGTCCGTGGCACCACCGACCTCAAAGCCACCCTGCGCACCGAACAAGCCGCGCAGATCAAGACCGCGATCGAAAAGCTCGCCTGGGCCTACCGCACCCAACACCAGCAGCAGCCCGCCGACGGCACCCCCGAGGAAGAGCGCCAGCTCGCCCGGGCCGTGCCGGACCAGGCCGGCACGGAACGCCTCGACCAGGAGCAGCTGGGCCAGGCGCAGCCCCGCGAAGAGCGGCCGGGTGAGGAGCAGCCCCGCGAGGAGCAGCCGGGTGAGGAGCAGCCGGTCGGGGTGGTCGACCAGGCCGCCCATCAGGCCCGTGAGGGGGCGCAGCGGCAGGCGCCGAGCCTGGCGCAGTGCCGCACCCAGGCCCTGAGCGACCTGCTGCTGGCCAACGCCCAGGTGCAGGCCGACTGCACCTTCCTGATCCCGGTCCGCGCCCCTGAGGACCACGCCGCGCTACGCGCCTGGGAAGACCTCGGCCCGGCCATGCAAGCCACCGGCATGAGCCTGGCGCTGCGACCCACGCAAGAAGTCATCATCGACCCCGACAGCTTCACCACCTGGCTCGAGCACCACCCTCCGCCCCCGGACCACCCTGACCCCGAACGTCGCGATCAGGACGAGGACAGGGCGGGGCACCTCGAACCCTTCGAGGCTCGGCCGACTTGTTGCGACCTCGAGACTCGGCCGCCCGATCACGACCTCGAGGCGCCGCACGAGGACGACATCGTGGCGCCCGAGGACGAACCCCTCGTGATCGAGATCCCGCCGGACTGGCCCGCGGGGCCCGACGGCACACCCGCCGACCTCGGACCCCTGCTCCAGGCTGCCCGCGATGCCCAGGCTGCCACGGTCGCGACCGGTGCAGCCCACGTAGGCAACGGGTCGAGCGAGGCCGACGGGTCCGGCGCGCTGGACAGCAGCGACGCCCTGCCGCCGTGGGTGCCGCCCGGGCGGCGGGTGCGGCCCGACCCCTGGCTCGAAGCCGTCACCGGCACCATCGACAACCTGAGCCTGCTCAACCACCTGCTACGCCCCGGCCGCCCCGCCCTGGACGGCGCCGCGGACGACAGCAGTGGTGACACCGCCGGCAACCCTCGCGGCGGGCCGGGACACCCCTGGGCACCCGGCCACCCCGGAGACATCACCGTCGACGGCGTCGGCGTCATCCCGGCCGACCTGGTCCCCGGCCTGCTCGACGCCGTCGGCCACACCGCCGGCCGGGCCCTGCTGTCCGAGACCACCGGCACCCTGCGCGAGCACACCACCCACGCCTACCGGCCCACCGCAGGCATCGCCGCCTTCGTCGGCCTCCGCGACCGAACCTGCCGCTTCCCCGGCTGCACCCGCCCGGCCGAGTACGCCGACAACGACCACGTCGACCCCTACGGCCGGCCGCGCCACGGCAAGACCACCCCGACCAACCTCGCGCGCCTGTGCCGCAGCCACCACCTCGCCAAGCACTCCGGCGCCTGGACCGTGACCATCAGCCCCGACGGCGTCATGACCTGGACCAACCTCGCCGGCCACACCCTCATCACCTACCCCGACCACGACCCGCCACCCTTCTGA
- a CDS encoding nitroreductase family deazaflavin-dependent oxidoreductase produces MPLHGELAEEKTPWVAEQLAAIDAAGTTEVADVQGMSVAVFTIRGRKSGKLRRVPLMRVEHDGAYALVASKGGAPEHPTWYLNVTAHPEVEVQDGTQRFDGVVRELSGDEREQWWERAVAAYPPYAEYQTKTDRQIPVLVVERTA; encoded by the coding sequence ATGCCCCTTCACGGAGAGCTCGCCGAGGAGAAGACCCCCTGGGTCGCCGAGCAGCTGGCCGCCATCGACGCCGCCGGGACCACCGAGGTCGCCGACGTGCAGGGCATGAGCGTGGCCGTGTTCACGATCCGCGGCCGCAAGTCGGGCAAGCTGCGCCGCGTGCCGCTGATGCGGGTCGAGCACGACGGGGCGTACGCCCTCGTCGCCTCCAAGGGCGGCGCGCCCGAGCACCCGACCTGGTACCTCAACGTGACGGCTCACCCTGAGGTCGAGGTGCAGGACGGCACGCAGCGGTTCGACGGGGTCGTGCGTGAGCTCAGCGGCGACGAGCGCGAGCAGTGGTGGGAGCGCGCGGTCGCGGCCTACCCGCCCTACGCGGAGTACCAGACGAAGACCGACCGGCAGATCCCCGTGCTGGTGGTGGAGCGCACCGCCTGA
- a CDS encoding HIT family protein, whose product MTDATEPETDFARVPDGFQRLWTPHRMAYIQGEKPADEPGEGCPFCAAPHKSDADGLIVHRGETCYVVLNLFPYNPGHALICPYRHEPAYVGLTDEETLEFTALTKATVRALQRASAPMGFNLGMNQGEIAGAGVAAHLHQHVVPRWGGDSNFLPIVGQTKALPVLLEDTRQALVEAWPS is encoded by the coding sequence GTGACCGACGCCACCGAGCCCGAGACCGACTTCGCGCGGGTGCCGGACGGCTTCCAGCGGCTGTGGACCCCGCACCGGATGGCGTACATCCAGGGGGAGAAGCCGGCCGACGAGCCGGGGGAAGGCTGCCCGTTCTGCGCCGCGCCGCACAAGTCCGACGCCGACGGACTCATCGTCCACCGCGGCGAGACCTGCTACGTCGTGCTCAACCTGTTCCCCTACAACCCCGGGCACGCGCTGATCTGTCCCTACCGCCACGAACCGGCGTACGTCGGGCTCACCGACGAGGAGACGCTGGAGTTCACCGCGCTCACCAAGGCGACCGTGCGCGCGCTGCAGCGCGCGTCGGCGCCGATGGGGTTCAACCTCGGGATGAACCAGGGCGAGATCGCCGGAGCCGGGGTGGCCGCGCACCTGCACCAGCACGTCGTGCCGCGCTGGGGAGGCGACTCCAACTTCCTCCCGATCGTCGGCCAGACCAAGGCCCTGCCAGTGCTGCTGGAAGACACGCGACAGGCCCTGGTCGAGGCGTGGCCGTCCTGA
- a CDS encoding DoxX family protein, which translates to MKRLSQPPVLTDTALLIARVILGVVLVAHGAQKLFDNGIAATADGFGQMGIPVPQAAAWFAALVEFGGGILLIVGALMPLVGVLVAINMFGAFWFAHREAGVFVTDGGWELVAVIGALGLLLAATGAGRFSVDQVVLGRSRVSQPATAAA; encoded by the coding sequence ATGAAGCGACTGTCGCAGCCGCCCGTTCTCACCGATACCGCCCTGCTGATCGCCCGGGTCATCCTGGGAGTAGTGCTCGTGGCCCACGGGGCGCAGAAACTGTTCGACAACGGAATCGCCGCAACCGCAGACGGATTCGGCCAGATGGGCATCCCGGTGCCCCAGGCGGCCGCGTGGTTCGCCGCGCTGGTCGAGTTCGGCGGGGGCATCCTGCTGATCGTCGGCGCCCTGATGCCGCTGGTCGGGGTGCTCGTGGCGATCAACATGTTCGGCGCCTTCTGGTTCGCCCACCGCGAGGCCGGCGTGTTCGTGACCGACGGCGGCTGGGAGCTCGTCGCCGTCATCGGCGCGCTGGGCCTCCTGCTCGCTGCGACCGGGGCGGGGCGCTTCAGCGTCGACCAGGTCGTCCTCGGGCGCTCCCGGGTGAGCCAGCCGGCAACGGCCGCCGCCTGA